Proteins encoded within one genomic window of uncultured Draconibacterium sp.:
- a CDS encoding DUF1080 domain-containing protein, with product MKYLLFFVAIILATSFLGNAQELNTLTKEEKKDGWELLFNGKDLAGWKIFQGGKVKGWKVIDGVLNNSGVGSDHGGDIITKKQYKDFELYVEWKIAPQSNSGIFYHVKEGKTEKIYETGPEYQLLDDKGWPTKLNDSQYTGSNYAMQKPVGAEVKPIDEWNTTRIIVKGEKVEHYLNGKKVVEYELWTEDWKERKSNCKWKDKPLYGMAKEGHIGLQDHGGLTQFRNMKIRKL from the coding sequence ATGAAATATCTATTATTTTTCGTTGCAATTATTTTGGCAACTTCGTTTCTAGGAAACGCACAAGAATTAAATACTTTAACTAAAGAAGAAAAGAAAGATGGTTGGGAGTTGCTCTTCAACGGAAAAGACCTTGCCGGATGGAAAATCTTTCAAGGCGGAAAAGTAAAAGGATGGAAAGTTATTGATGGTGTACTTAACAACTCAGGTGTTGGCAGCGACCATGGTGGAGACATAATTACCAAAAAACAATATAAAGATTTTGAGTTATACGTTGAATGGAAAATTGCCCCACAAAGTAACAGTGGTATATTCTACCATGTAAAAGAAGGCAAAACTGAAAAAATTTACGAAACAGGACCTGAGTATCAGTTGTTAGATGACAAAGGTTGGCCTACAAAACTTAACGACAGTCAGTACACCGGCTCAAACTATGCTATGCAAAAACCTGTTGGAGCCGAAGTAAAACCAATTGATGAGTGGAATACAACCCGTATTATTGTTAAAGGGGAAAAGGTAGAACATTATTTAAATGGGAAAAAAGTAGTAGAATATGAACTGTGGACTGAGGATTGGAAAGAACGCAAAAGCAATTGCAAATGGAAAGACAAGCCACTTTATGGTATGGCAAAAGAAGGACATATTGGTTTGCAGGATCATGGCGGTTTAACACAATTCAGAAATATGAAAATTCGCAAACTGTAA
- a CDS encoding Gfo/Idh/MocA family oxidoreductase — protein MKRRDFLKNAAAFASITMLPSSVWAFAKNGKIRTAHIGVGGMGLSDLKSIASHPMVEVTALCDVDSTCLAAANKLHPKAKAFADYRVLFDKLGKDIDAVIVSTPDHTHAPASMLAMQMGKPVYCQKPLTHHVSEARSMRKYAEDNNLITQMGIQCHSSDMYRKAAVIIQQGIIGKVNTVHAWSPKNWGYDGKAPIGSDPIPDTLNWNLWLGTSPERLYKDGFYHPGNWRKLLDYGCGTLGDMGVHIFDTPYTALNLDVPKTIMTKCRKPTGFGHPEHNVVTYEFPGTEYTTEQLKWIWYDGPGAPKKHVDLKLPDKEVLPDQGAMFVGEKGNLLLPHWDYPKLIVNGTYEPITFPEMDEADHYHQFIDTCLDKDKCSASFTYAARLTESILLGVIANRFPKKTLHWDIASARFVEPEANNLLDFEYRKF, from the coding sequence ATGAAAAGAAGAGATTTTCTAAAAAACGCAGCAGCATTTGCATCAATAACAATGCTTCCCTCTTCAGTGTGGGCGTTTGCAAAAAACGGAAAGATACGTACTGCCCACATCGGAGTTGGTGGAATGGGCCTTTCTGATTTAAAGTCGATAGCTTCGCATCCAATGGTTGAAGTAACGGCACTTTGCGATGTTGATTCTACATGCCTGGCTGCAGCAAACAAACTACACCCCAAGGCAAAAGCATTTGCTGATTACAGAGTTCTTTTTGATAAATTAGGGAAAGATATTGATGCTGTAATTGTTTCAACTCCCGATCATACGCATGCACCCGCATCAATGCTGGCCATGCAAATGGGCAAACCGGTATACTGCCAAAAACCACTTACTCATCATGTATCAGAAGCCAGGTCAATGCGTAAGTATGCCGAAGATAATAACTTGATTACACAAATGGGTATTCAATGTCACTCAAGTGATATGTACCGTAAAGCAGCAGTAATTATTCAGCAAGGTATTATCGGCAAGGTAAACACTGTTCATGCCTGGTCGCCAAAAAATTGGGGCTACGATGGGAAAGCTCCAATTGGCAGCGACCCTATACCAGATACTTTAAACTGGAACCTCTGGCTTGGAACTTCGCCCGAGCGCCTTTATAAAGATGGATTCTATCATCCCGGAAACTGGAGAAAATTATTGGATTACGGCTGTGGAACTCTTGGAGATATGGGCGTACATATTTTCGACACACCCTATACCGCTCTGAATTTAGATGTTCCTAAAACAATAATGACCAAATGCAGAAAACCCACAGGTTTTGGTCATCCTGAGCATAATGTTGTAACCTATGAATTTCCGGGAACAGAATATACAACAGAGCAACTAAAATGGATATGGTACGATGGCCCTGGAGCACCAAAAAAACATGTCGATTTGAAGTTACCAGACAAAGAGGTCCTGCCAGATCAGGGAGCTATGTTTGTTGGCGAAAAAGGCAACTTGCTTCTTCCACACTGGGATTATCCAAAACTTATTGTAAATGGAACGTATGAACCAATTACTTTCCCTGAAATGGACGAGGCAGATCACTATCATCAGTTTATTGATACTTGTTTGGACAAAGATAAATGTAGTGCTTCATTTACTTATGCTGCACGACTTACAGAATCAATTTTATTGGGAGTCATAGCTAACCGTTTCCCTAAAAAAACATTACACTGGGATATTGCCTCAGCTCGTTTTGTTGAACCTGAGGCAAATAATTTGCTTGACTTTGAATACAGAAAATTTTAA